Proteins co-encoded in one Medicago truncatula cultivar Jemalong A17 chromosome 8, MtrunA17r5.0-ANR, whole genome shotgun sequence genomic window:
- the LOC25502266 gene encoding uncharacterized protein, protein MEYQSFGRYQKPKGSNVKQVLKMMLILAVCAWLLYQIKKTEIEKYGLQIKLVAGCGDKFFGRKGMLSHPDERAFPDSGKVDSVGEVTNEFKSNDKEKEVQLGVEEKGNKMQKNEVESAANTGVIDEVQSFHDENGVPPDGGEENLSTFTIVNWLKKISIYEVTYGEDNDVEMNLEGSMNVTTAEEETNTGTTAHVDTSGLLSRNRWR, encoded by the coding sequence ATGGAGTATCAATCTTTTGGAAGGTACCAAAAACCAAAAGGGTCTAACGTAAAACAGGTATTGAAGATGATGCTAATTTTGGCTGTTTGTGCCTGGCTGTTATATCAAATCAAGAAGACAGAAATAGAGAAATATGGCCTTCAAATCAAGCTTGTTGCTGGATGTGGAGATAAATTCTTTGGACGGAAAGGGATGCTATCACATCCCGATGAAAGAGCTTTTCCTGACTCAGGAAAGGTAGATTCTGTTGGAGAAGTAACAAATGAGTTTAAAAGTAAtgacaaagaaaaagaagtacAACTTGGAGTTGAAGAGAAGGGAAACAAGATGCAGAAAAATGAGGTGGAGAGTGCTGCAAATACTGGTGTAATAGATGAGGTCCAAAGCTTTCATGATGAAAATGGTGTTCCGCCTGACGGTGGTGAAGAAAACTTGTCAACTTTTACAATAGTAAATTGGCTTAAAAAGATCAGTATTTATGAAGTCACGTATGGAGAAGATAatgatgttgaaatgaatttggaAGGATCGATGAATGTTACAACAGCCGAAGAAGAAACCAATACAGGAACTACTGCTCATGTTGATACTTCAGGTTTGCTATCAAGAAATAGGTGGAGAtaa
- the LOC112417115 gene encoding uncharacterized protein codes for MEYQSFGRYQKPKGSNIKQVLKLMIVLAICVWLLYQINHTETKNYSSQTKFAVGSGAKFFGRKGIMSQSDERAFPDSGKVDSVGEVADEFKSDDNEKEVQLRELQNDMHVGMNAKPKFSLKVKDEDIEENGIKEKGNIKMQKNVVESGVNDDEETNAVQSFRDENGVPPDVTEENFSTFSKVNWLKKINIYEVAYGEDNEVDMNLDELMNSATVDEEINAGSTTNVFTSGLQSRNKWR; via the coding sequence ATGGAGTATCAATCTTTTGGAAGATACCAAAAACCAAAAGGGTCTAACATAAAACAGGTATTGAAGTTGATGATAGTTTTGGCTATTTGTGTCTGGTTGTTATATCAGATCAATCACACAGAAACAAAAAACTATAGCAGTCAAACCAAATTTGCTGTAGGAAGTGGAGCTAAATTTTTTGGACGGAAAGGGATAATGTCGCAATCAGATGAAAGAGCTTTTCCTGACTCAGGAAAGGTAGATTCTGTTGGAGAAGTAGCAGATGAGTTTAAGAGTGATGACAACGAAAAAGAAGTACAACTCAGGGAGCTGCAAAATGATATGCATGTTGGAATGAATGCTAAACCAAAATTCTCATTGAAGGTGAAGGACGAGGATATTGAAGAAAACGGAATTAAAGAGAAGGGAAACATCAAGATGCAGAAAAATGTGGTGGAGAGTGGCGTAAATGATGACGAGGAAACAAATGCAGTCCAAAGCTTTCGTGATGAAAATGGTGTTCCGCCTGACGTTACAGAAGAAAACTTTTCAACTTTTAGCAAAGTAAATTGGCTTAAAAAGATCAATATTTATGAAGTCGCATATGGAGAAGATAATGAAGTTGATATGAAtttggatgaattgatgaattcTGCAACAGTCGATGAAGAAATTAATGCAGGAAGTACTACTAATGTTTTTACTTCAGGTTTGCAATCAAGAAATAAGTGGAGATAA
- the LOC11408103 gene encoding pentatricopeptide repeat-containing protein At1g77170, mitochondrial, producing the protein MSRFFLTWRRCFCSVPQHSITSGNDPVTVIATLLSNTTRIRDLNQIYAHILLTRFLESNPASFNWNNIIRSYTRLESPQNALRIYVSMLRAGVLPDRYTLPIVLKAVSQSFAIQLGQQVHSYGIKLGLQSNEYCESGFINLYCKAGDFDSAHKVFDENHEPKLGSWNALISGLSQGGLAMDAIVVFVDMKRHGFEPDGITMVSVMSACGSIGDLYLALQLHKYVFQAKTNEWTVILMSNSLIDMYGKCGRMDLAYEVFATMEDRNVSSWTSMIVGYAMHGHAKEALGCFHCMRESGVKPNYVTFIGVLSACVHGGTVQEGRFYFDMMKNIYGITPQLQHYGCMVDLLGRAGLFDDARRMVEEMPMKPNSVVWGCLMGACEKHGNVDMAEWVAENLQALEPWNEGVYVVLSNIYANKGLWKEVERIRSFMKEGRLAKIPAYSITTNSD; encoded by the coding sequence ATGTCCCGCTTCTTCCTCACATGGCGTCGTTGTTTCTGTTCCGTTCCCCAACACTCCATTACGAGTGGAAATGACCCAGTTACAGTGATAGCTACATTGTTGTCTAACACTACTCGTATACGCGACCTGAACCAAATATACGCTCACATTCTTCTAACTCGCTTTCTTGAATCCAATCCTGCTTCTTTCAACTGGAACAATATCATAAGATCTTACACTAGACTAGAATCACCTCAAAATGCGCTTCGTATCTATGTTTCCATGTTGCGTGCCGGGGTTTTACCCGACCGTTACACTCTTCCCATTGTCCTCAAAGCTGTGTCACAATCTTTTGCCATTCAGCTTGGACAACAGGTTCATTCATATGGTATTAAGCTTGGACTACAATCCAATGAGTATTGTGAATCTGGGTTTATTAATTTGTATTGTAAAGCTGGTGATTTTGATAGTGCACataaggtgtttgatgaaaatCATGAACCAAAGCTTGGTTCTTGGAATGCTTTAATAAGTGGGCTTTCACAAGGTGGACTTGCTATGGATGCTATTGTTGTGTTTGTTGATATGAAGAGGCATGGATTTGAACCGGATGGGATTACCATGGTTAGTGTCATGTCTGCTTGTGGAAGTATTGGTGATTTGTACCTGGCGCTTCAATTgcataaatatgtttttcagGCGAAAACTAATGAATGGACTGTCATTTTGATGTCGAATTCACTGATTGACATGTATGGAAAGTGTGGGAGGATGGACTTGGCTTACGAAGTATTTGCGACGATGGAGGATAGGAATGTGTCATCGTGGACTTCTATGATTGTGGGTTATGCAATGCATGGACATGCAAAGGAGGCACTTGGTTGCTTTCATTGTATGAGGGAGTCGGGTGTGAAGCCTAATTATGTGACTTTTATAGGAGTACTTAGTGCTTGTGTGCATGGAGGGACTGTTCAAGAAGGAAGATTTTACTTTGATATGATGAAGAATATTTATGGCATAACACCTCAACTGCAGCATTATGGATGCATGGTAGATTTGCTAGGTCGGGCGGGATTGTTTGACGATGCCAGGAGAATGGTGGAGGAGATGCCTATGAAGCCAAATTCAGTAGTATGGGGGTGTTTGATGGGTGCATGTGAGAAACATGGAAACGTGGATATGGCAGAGTGGGTAGCTGAGAATTTGCAAGCATTGGAACCTTGGAATGAAGGGGTTTACGTGGTATTGTCAAATATCTATGCCAATAAAGGCTTGTGGAAGGAGGTGGAGAGAATAAGATCCTTTATGAAAGAAGGAAGGCTTGCTAAGATTCCTGCCTATAGCATCACAACAAATTCAGattga